The following proteins are encoded in a genomic region of Anser cygnoides isolate HZ-2024a breed goose chromosome 13, Taihu_goose_T2T_genome, whole genome shotgun sequence:
- the CENPI gene encoding centromere protein I isoform X1 has product MQRRQSSKHSKHVHDSNQTDLSAWRKERSIDTEKTVQNQQSPSDDSEHNSLEKALRFFEKVQDRVSLKKSEVLQKHLSTVESIGLQRGLPPEAFDTLLTVALSGKLADTVNTRLLKSLVPASVIPETSVVSSVSWLCVSKCTGSIQLLFLRWLITMFDFIDHKEQLHALYGFFFSFLYDDKLCPYACHLLYLLTRKENVKPFRVRRLLDLQAKTGMQPHLQALLSLYKLFCPELVNITLPGKSKTYFKNSEAPWKAAINTVRRRNQANSPVSQALCLGTAQPQSRKRKWNTQLIVPVSSANAQNLVGNREKNCVDLYSTIESFPVEQLQTFTQLLENIHCLEFPSQMGSVLANPLLLHYMNCIKDESIYLRLYYWMGQTLQEECTWCVVENNQYEQEFKDFLEIIYKAECFLQEGFSSCEEFLCRSLPLWDGLCCRSQILRLVSWIPLSSFSEMKSQICDPLAQLFFTSSLYFKCSVLECLKELLQNWLNRHVVQLDSGSDNQFHSLNTTLSGLVNGIAELIHFVGWISTVALRLENNCTFLLYFILDFYEIVCDMYLKYNLPLLIMPPAGVFYPALLSMDSVSLNHLCYIMYRYRANLVAAKENELNKKKTQQFKFSSQTYQEYNQYVIAMVGCLWTSSAFQKDDHPQGVRLDEELLKKTGVQEFKNSFNIVYHPAMMGYAILFLQQACPDDTTFNFSLIKGKKWNWYLEYLYAQGLKGLKLFVESSINRVSQASQNKAGNVEV; this is encoded by the exons atgcagcgaAGACAGAGTTCTAAGCACTCAAAGCATGTTCACGATAGTAATCAAACTGATCTCTCTGCATGGCGAAAAGAAAGGAGTATTGATACTGAAAAAACTGTACAAAATCAGCAGTCTCCAAGTGACGACAGCGAGCACAACTCCCTTGAGAAAGCTTTGAGATTCTTTGAGAAAG ttcAAGACCGggtttctctgaaaaagagTGAAGTTTTGCAGAAACATTTGTCTACTGTGGAAAGCATTGGCCTGCAAAGAGGGTTGCCCCCTGAAGCATTTGATACGTTACTAACCGTGGCACTCAGTGGCAAACTTG ctgataCAGTGAATACTCGTTTACTGAAGAGCTTAGTTCCAGCCTCAGTAATACCAGAAACTTCTGTTGTTTCATCTGTGTCTTGGCTCTGCGTCAGCAAATGCACAGGCAGCATCCAG ctgctttttctaAGATGGCTGATCACAATGTTTGACTTCATTGATCACAAGGAGCAACTTCATGCCCTTTATggcttcttcttttccttcctttatgaTGACAAGTTG tgCCCCTATGCCTGCCACCTGCTCTACCTGCTgaccaggaaagaaaatg TCAAGCCTTTTCGAGTCAGGAGACTGCTTGACCTCCAAGCAAAAACG GGAATGCAGCCTCATTTGCAGGCTCTGCTATCACTTTACAAGCTCTTCTGTCCTGAGCTCGTGAACATAACCCTTCCTGGGAAGAGTAAG ACTTACTTCAAGAATTCAGAGGCTCCATGGAAAGCGGCAATCAACACTGTAAGGCGAAGAAACCAGGCAAATTCTCCAGTGTCCCAAGCACTGTGTTTAGGCACAGCTCAACCTCAGTCACGTAAAAGA aaatggAATACCCAGTTGATTGTACCTGTTAGCAGTGCCAACGCACAAAATTTAGTagggaacagggaaaagaaCTGTGTTGATCTATACAGTACAATTGAATCCTTTCCAGTGGAGCAGCTGCAGACCTTTACCCAGCTCCTAGAAAATATCCATTGTTTAGAG tttCCTTCCCAGATGGGTTCAGTGTTAGCAAACCCGTTATTGCTTCACTACATGAATTGCATCAAAGATGAATCTATTTACCTGAGGCTCTACTATTGGATGGGACAGACTCTTCAGGAAG AGTGTACCTGGTGTGTGGTTGAGAATAACCAATATGAACAAGAATTCAAGGACTTCCTGGAAATTATCTACAAGGCAGAGTGTTTCTTGCAG GAAGGATTTTCTTCTTGTGAGGAGTTCCTGTGCAGGAGCCTTCCTCTCTGGGATGGCTTGTGCTGCCGATCACAAATCCTCAGACTCGTGAGTTGGATCcccctcagcagcttctctg aaatgaaatcacAGATCTGTgatcccctggcacagctcttTTTCACATCCTCACTTTATTTTAAG TGCAGTGTTCTTGAGTGTTTGAAAGAGCTGTTGCAGAACTGGCTAAACCGGCATGTGGTTCAGCTGGATTCAGGGTCTGACAATCAATTCCATTCTCT GAATACCACCCTTTCTGGACTAGTGAATGGGATAGCTGAACTAATCCACTTCGTTGGATGGATCTCTACTGTTGCATTGCGTTTAGAAAACAATTGTACCTTCTTGTTGTACTTCATCCTGGACTTCTATGAAATT gtGTGTGACATGTATCTGAAGTACAATCTGCCTCTGTTGATAATGCCTCCTGCTGGAGTTTTCTATCCAGCATTGCTTAGCATGGATTCTGTCAGCTTGAATCATCTCTGCTACATTATGTACAG gtATCGAGCCAACTTGGtagctgcaaaagaaaatgagctgAATAAAAAG AAAACGCAGCAATTCAAATTCAGTAGCCAGACATACCAAGAATACAACCAGTACGTAATAGCTATGGTGGGTTGTCTGTGGACATCCAGTGCGTTCCAGAAGGATGATCATCCTCAGGGTGTTCGTCTGGATGAAGAATTGCTGAAGAAAACTGGAGTGCAGGAATTCAAAAACAGCTTTAACATTGTCTACCACCCAGCTATGATGGGCTATGCCAtcctcttcctgcagcag GCCTGTCCAGATGATACCACCTTCAACTTCAGTTTAATTAAG
- the CENPI gene encoding centromere protein I isoform X2 — MLKITSVLVTADTVNTRLLKSLVPASVIPETSVVSSVSWLCVSKCTGSIQLLFLRWLITMFDFIDHKEQLHALYGFFFSFLYDDKLCPYACHLLYLLTRKENVKPFRVRRLLDLQAKTGMQPHLQALLSLYKLFCPELVNITLPGKSKTYFKNSEAPWKAAINTVRRRNQANSPVSQALCLGTAQPQSRKRKWNTQLIVPVSSANAQNLVGNREKNCVDLYSTIESFPVEQLQTFTQLLENIHCLEFPSQMGSVLANPLLLHYMNCIKDESIYLRLYYWMGQTLQEECTWCVVENNQYEQEFKDFLEIIYKAECFLQEGFSSCEEFLCRSLPLWDGLCCRSQILRLVSWIPLSSFSEMKSQICDPLAQLFFTSSLYFKCSVLECLKELLQNWLNRHVVQLDSGSDNQFHSLNTTLSGLVNGIAELIHFVGWISTVALRLENNCTFLLYFILDFYEIVCDMYLKYNLPLLIMPPAGVFYPALLSMDSVSLNHLCYIMYRYRANLVAAKENELNKKKTQQFKFSSQTYQEYNQYVIAMVGCLWTSSAFQKDDHPQGVRLDEELLKKTGVQEFKNSFNIVYHPAMMGYAILFLQQACPDDTTFNFSLIKGKKWNWYLEYLYAQGLKGLKLFVESSINRVSQASQNKAGNVEV; from the exons ATgctaaaaataacttcagttcTTGTTACAG ctgataCAGTGAATACTCGTTTACTGAAGAGCTTAGTTCCAGCCTCAGTAATACCAGAAACTTCTGTTGTTTCATCTGTGTCTTGGCTCTGCGTCAGCAAATGCACAGGCAGCATCCAG ctgctttttctaAGATGGCTGATCACAATGTTTGACTTCATTGATCACAAGGAGCAACTTCATGCCCTTTATggcttcttcttttccttcctttatgaTGACAAGTTG tgCCCCTATGCCTGCCACCTGCTCTACCTGCTgaccaggaaagaaaatg TCAAGCCTTTTCGAGTCAGGAGACTGCTTGACCTCCAAGCAAAAACG GGAATGCAGCCTCATTTGCAGGCTCTGCTATCACTTTACAAGCTCTTCTGTCCTGAGCTCGTGAACATAACCCTTCCTGGGAAGAGTAAG ACTTACTTCAAGAATTCAGAGGCTCCATGGAAAGCGGCAATCAACACTGTAAGGCGAAGAAACCAGGCAAATTCTCCAGTGTCCCAAGCACTGTGTTTAGGCACAGCTCAACCTCAGTCACGTAAAAGA aaatggAATACCCAGTTGATTGTACCTGTTAGCAGTGCCAACGCACAAAATTTAGTagggaacagggaaaagaaCTGTGTTGATCTATACAGTACAATTGAATCCTTTCCAGTGGAGCAGCTGCAGACCTTTACCCAGCTCCTAGAAAATATCCATTGTTTAGAG tttCCTTCCCAGATGGGTTCAGTGTTAGCAAACCCGTTATTGCTTCACTACATGAATTGCATCAAAGATGAATCTATTTACCTGAGGCTCTACTATTGGATGGGACAGACTCTTCAGGAAG AGTGTACCTGGTGTGTGGTTGAGAATAACCAATATGAACAAGAATTCAAGGACTTCCTGGAAATTATCTACAAGGCAGAGTGTTTCTTGCAG GAAGGATTTTCTTCTTGTGAGGAGTTCCTGTGCAGGAGCCTTCCTCTCTGGGATGGCTTGTGCTGCCGATCACAAATCCTCAGACTCGTGAGTTGGATCcccctcagcagcttctctg aaatgaaatcacAGATCTGTgatcccctggcacagctcttTTTCACATCCTCACTTTATTTTAAG TGCAGTGTTCTTGAGTGTTTGAAAGAGCTGTTGCAGAACTGGCTAAACCGGCATGTGGTTCAGCTGGATTCAGGGTCTGACAATCAATTCCATTCTCT GAATACCACCCTTTCTGGACTAGTGAATGGGATAGCTGAACTAATCCACTTCGTTGGATGGATCTCTACTGTTGCATTGCGTTTAGAAAACAATTGTACCTTCTTGTTGTACTTCATCCTGGACTTCTATGAAATT gtGTGTGACATGTATCTGAAGTACAATCTGCCTCTGTTGATAATGCCTCCTGCTGGAGTTTTCTATCCAGCATTGCTTAGCATGGATTCTGTCAGCTTGAATCATCTCTGCTACATTATGTACAG gtATCGAGCCAACTTGGtagctgcaaaagaaaatgagctgAATAAAAAG AAAACGCAGCAATTCAAATTCAGTAGCCAGACATACCAAGAATACAACCAGTACGTAATAGCTATGGTGGGTTGTCTGTGGACATCCAGTGCGTTCCAGAAGGATGATCATCCTCAGGGTGTTCGTCTGGATGAAGAATTGCTGAAGAAAACTGGAGTGCAGGAATTCAAAAACAGCTTTAACATTGTCTACCACCCAGCTATGATGGGCTATGCCAtcctcttcctgcagcag GCCTGTCCAGATGATACCACCTTCAACTTCAGTTTAATTAAG